In Malus sylvestris chromosome 15, drMalSylv7.2, whole genome shotgun sequence, a single genomic region encodes these proteins:
- the LOC126603826 gene encoding uncharacterized protein LOC126603826: MSGPSDRRFDLNLVEEAAPPSPDNIWRPSFVSPTGPLTVGDSVMKNDMTAAVVARNLLTPKDNRLLSKRSDELAVKDSLALSVQCAGSVSNMAQRLFARTRQVESLAAEVMSLKQEIRGLKHENKQLHRLAHDYATNMKRKLNQMKESDGQVLLDHQRFVGLFQRHLLPSSSGAVPRNEAPNDQPLMPPPSRVLSSTEAPNDPPPVPSLSGALPTAETSPKQPL; this comes from the coding sequence atgtctggcccctccgaccgtcgttttgacttgaaccttgttgaagaggcagccccgccttctccagacaacatatggcgcccatccttcgtctcccctactggtcctcttaccgttggggattccgtgatgaagaatgatatgaccgctgcggtagtggccaggaaccttctcactcccaaagataacagactactttccaaacggtctgatgagttggctgttaaggattctctggctcttagtgttcagtgtgcaggttctgtgtctaatatggcccaacgcctatttgctcgaacccgccaagttgaatcattggcggctgaagtgatgagtctcaaacaggagattagagggctcaagcatgagaataaacagttgcaccggctcgcacatgactatgctacaaacatgaagaggaagcttaaccagatgaaggaatctgatggtcaggttttacttgatcatcaaagatttgtgggtttgttccaaaggcatttattgccttcgtcttctggggctgtgccgcgtaatgaagctccaaatgatcaacctctgatgcctcctccttctagggttctgtccagtactgaggctccgaatgatccccctccggtgccttctctttctggggctctaccgactgccgagacttctcctaagcaacctttgtga
- the LOC126603819 gene encoding cellulose synthase-like protein E1, whose protein sequence is MENPKFPLHLCHVHKLSNFINRTHILVHSVALAFLFYYRASFFFQHPNTKATTLPWLLVFASEILLAFEWLLSQSFCWRTVSRTVFPERLPENDKLPAIDVLICTADPEKEPTVMVMNTVLSAMAMDYPPEKLHVYLSDDGCAAVTLNGMREAWRFAKWWLPFCRRYGIKCTAPEAYFSAGGEGDGYEDGDSGGSEFVQEKEHIKEAYEVFKKRVTENARIEDVRSNMRRDHSAVIEVIQETSSEGDDAIQTNEAKNMPLLVYVSREKRPSHPHHFKAGALNVLLRVSGVISNSPYILGLDCDMYCNDASSARQAMCFHLDPKISPSLAFVQFPHKFHNISTNDIYDSQLRSLFTLPWQGYDGLGGPCVCGTGYYIKRVSLCGSSISEDGDAMKLRQYFGPSNQFIKSLRQIKKPDHMFIQRNNAQPNESPLLASCAYEDGTKWGEEVGFLYGSVVEDYFTGFHLHCKGWISVFLNPKRPQFLGSGTTNLDELLVQGTRWSSGLADVAISKFSPLIYGPFKTHTFLQSMCYAEIALFPIFYFLTLWCFAIIPQVCLLNGIPLYPEVSNTYFIVFSFVFLSSLSKHLYEVLATGSTFQHWVNEQRIWMMKSVTSHLYGSVDAFMKKLGMREASFLPTNKVDDVEQLKLYNMGVFDFQTSLRFLAPMVALVILNMASFAVGIARGIFVGELDKMFIQIFIAFYVIVINYPIIEGMLIRKDKGSIPLSVTLISALFSLSVYFFGSIIFK, encoded by the exons ATGGAGAATCCTAAGTTCCCTCTCCATCTCTGCCATGTCCACAAGCTTTCAAACTTCATCAACCGAACACATATCCTCGTCCACTCAGTCGCTCTAGCGTTCTTGTTTTACTATAGagcctctttcttcttccaacaCCCCAATACCAAAGCCACAACCCTACCATGGCTTCTTGTCTTTGCCTCCGAAATCCTCCTTGCCTTCGAATGGCTCCTCAGCCAATCATTTTGCTGGCGGACTGTTTCGCGAACCGTGTTCCCAGAGAGGCTGCCGGAGAATGACAAACTTCCGGCAATTGACGTGTTAATTTGCACCGCAGATCCGGAGAAGGAGCCAACCGTGATGGTTATGAACACGGTGTTATCAGCCATGGCAATGGACTATCCACCAGAGAAGCTTCATGTGTATCTATCTGATGACGGCTGTGCTGCCGTGACTTTGAATGGGATGAGAGAGGCTTGGAGGTTTGCAAAGTGGTGGCTTCCGTTTTGTAGGAGGTATGGGATCAAGTGTACGGCTCCGGAGGCTTATTTCTCTGCAGGAGGAGAGGGAGATGGCTACGAGGATGGTGATTCCGGGGGTAGTGAGTTCGTGCAAGAGAAAGAGCATATCAAG GAGGCATACGAGGTGTTTAAGAAAAGAGTAACAGAAAATGCAAGGATTGAGGACGTCAGGAGCAACATGCGTCGAGATCACTCTGCAGTCATTGAG GTAATACAAGAAACGTCCAGTGAAGGTGATGATGCAATTCAAACAAATGAAGCAAAAAATATGCCTCTCCTTGTTTATGTTTCTCGCGAGAAAAGACCCTCTCATCCCCATCATTTCAAGGCTGGAGCGCTCAATGTTCTT CTACGTGTGTCGGGAGTTATAAGCAATTCACCTTACATATTAGGCTTAGATTGTGACATGTACTGCAATGATGCAAGTTCGGCTCGGCAAGCAATGTGCTTCCATCTTGACCCCAAGATATCACCCTCTCTAGCATTTGTTCAATTCCCTCATAAATTTCACAACATCAGTACCAACGATATCTATGACAGTCAGTTGAGATCACTATTTACG TTGCCATGGCAAGGTTATGATGGGCTTGGAGGGCCCTGTGTGTGTGGTACTGGCTATTACATCAAGAGGGTGTCGTTATGTGGAAGTTCCATTAGTGAAG ATGGGGATGCAATGAAACTTAGACAATATTTTGGTCCATCCAATCAGTTCATCAAATCCCTCCGCCAAATCAAGAAGCCTGACCATATGTTCATCCAGAGAAATAATGCACAGCCAAATGAAAGCCCACTACTAGCCTCTTGTGCCTATGAAGATGGCACCAAATGGGGTGAAGAG GTTGGTTTCTTATACGGTTCAGTGGTGGAAGATTACTTCACAGGGTTTCATTTGCATTGCAAAGGTTGGATTTCAGTGTTTTTAAATCCAAAAAGGCCACAATTCTTGGGTAGTGGCACCACCAATTTGGATGAGCTTTTGGTCCAAGGGACAAGATGGTCCTCTGGCTTAGCTGATGTTGCTATCTCCAAGTTCAGTCCTCTTATATATGGCCCTTTCAAAACCCACACTTTCCTTCAAAGCATGTGTTATGCAGAAATTGCTCTCTTCCCCATTTTCTATTTCTTGACACTCTGGTGCTTTGCTATCATTCCTCAAGTGTGTCTACTCAATGGCATTCCTTTGTACCCCGAG GTCTCAAATACATATTTTATCGTATTTTCGTTCGTATTCCTTTCATCGCTCTCTAAACATTTATACGAGGTGCTCGCAACAGGATCAACATTTCAACATTGGGTAAATGAGCAGAGAATATGGATGATGAAGTCAGTCACATCTCACTTATATGGTAGTGTGGATGCTTTCATGAAGAAACTTGGTATGAGAGAAGCCAGTTTTCTCCCAACAAATAAGGTCGACGACGTTGAACAACTCAAGCTTTACAATATGGGAGTATTTGATTTCCAAACATCACTACGATTTCTTGCTCCAATGGTTGCCCTAGTCATCTTGAACATGGCTTCGTTTGCTGTGGGGATTGCTAGAGGGATCTTTGTGGGGGAGTTGGACAAGATGTTCATACAAATCTTCATAGCCTTTTATGTCATAGTAATTAACTACCCTATTATTGAAGGAATGCTAATAAGGAAAGACAAAGGAAGTATTCCACTATCTGTTACCCTAATATCTGCCTTATTTTCCCTCAGTGTCTATTTTTTTGGTTCTATTATTTTCAAGTAG